One genomic window of Mucilaginibacter sp. SJ includes the following:
- a CDS encoding RNA polymerase sigma factor, producing MLIQLDESELLARLSKGDRKAFTLLYNRNINNLYRYIYLICRSSELTEEIVQCVFIKIWERRESLANVVSFRSYVYRSAKNLLLDQIKKSKTEAQALVKVQPLSEESSERSDAKINYKDFYLMAQDAINLLPEKRRQIVELRTKDELSLDEIAEKLSISKATVKKQLYSGMDFVRKHMLAHGELTVGVFLVGAWKHLF from the coding sequence ATGTTAATACAATTAGATGAGAGTGAATTGTTAGCGCGGCTTTCAAAAGGGGACCGAAAGGCTTTTACTTTATTGTATAACCGCAATATCAATAATCTGTATCGTTACATCTATTTGATTTGCCGATCATCCGAATTAACCGAAGAAATTGTTCAATGTGTTTTTATAAAGATTTGGGAGCGTAGGGAATCATTAGCAAATGTTGTTTCTTTCCGGTCGTATGTTTATCGCTCTGCTAAAAACCTTTTACTGGATCAGATTAAGAAAAGCAAAACTGAGGCGCAGGCATTGGTTAAAGTTCAACCTCTTTCTGAAGAGAGTTCTGAACGATCAGATGCAAAAATAAATTACAAAGATTTTTACCTGATGGCACAGGACGCTATCAATCTGTTGCCCGAAAAAAGAAGGCAGATTGTAGAACTTCGTACCAAAGACGAACTCTCTTTGGATGAAATTGCCGAAAAACTGTCTATCTCTAAAGCCACTGTAAAAAAGCAACTATACAGCGGGATGGACTTTGTAAGGAAACATATGCTTGCCCATGGCGAGCTAACCGTCGGTGTTTTTCTTGTTGGGGCCTGGAAGCATTTATTTTAA
- a CDS encoding FecR family protein, with the protein MDEIARNNFLKKFSENRHTEQEHKAFIKWLESLPDEEVDALLEQYGDFFKNLPDQETANHPELLAKIEAQLDAAENEESQYHSIRPKTQFKKLIAIAASILLLITVGIVFRNSLIKEQTIANNTKVNKITPGGNKAVLTLADGSQIVLESAKKGVLANQQNSIVNKTADGKLVYDASKKQQDNKQLQYGYNTISTPNGGQYQVVLPDGTVVWLNAASSLKFPVAFTGKERNVELSGEGYFEVAKNKVMPFRVTVNHSTVEVLGTHFNIMGYADEKSTNTTLLEGSVKIISSNKQKLIVPGEQARVNGEIEVAKVNATQAVEWKNGNFNFSHENIETIMRKVARWYNVTVQYQGTITNEGFVGTVPRSENITEVLNALELTGLVHFKIIERRVIVMP; encoded by the coding sequence ATGGACGAAATAGCACGGAACAATTTCCTTAAAAAATTTTCTGAAAACCGGCATACCGAACAGGAGCACAAGGCTTTTATCAAATGGCTTGAATCACTTCCAGATGAGGAGGTTGATGCTTTACTGGAGCAGTACGGTGATTTTTTTAAAAATCTTCCAGACCAGGAGACAGCTAATCATCCCGAACTGCTTGCTAAAATTGAGGCCCAACTTGATGCTGCCGAAAATGAGGAGAGTCAGTACCATAGCATTCGACCTAAAACTCAATTTAAGAAACTAATAGCAATCGCCGCTTCGATTTTATTACTCATCACGGTAGGGATCGTCTTTAGGAATAGCCTGATAAAAGAGCAAACAATTGCAAATAATACTAAGGTAAATAAGATAACTCCGGGTGGCAATAAAGCAGTGCTCACTTTGGCTGATGGTTCTCAAATTGTACTTGAAAGTGCCAAAAAAGGGGTGTTGGCTAATCAGCAAAATAGCATAGTTAACAAAACCGCCGATGGGAAGCTGGTATATGATGCATCTAAAAAACAGCAGGATAACAAACAGTTACAGTATGGCTATAACACCATCTCCACCCCAAATGGCGGCCAGTACCAGGTTGTTTTGCCCGATGGTACCGTGGTTTGGCTAAATGCCGCTTCCTCGCTTAAATTTCCGGTTGCTTTTACTGGTAAGGAACGAAATGTTGAATTATCAGGGGAGGGATATTTTGAAGTTGCCAAGAATAAGGTTATGCCATTTAGGGTAACCGTAAATCATTCTACAGTTGAGGTATTGGGTACCCACTTTAATATTATGGGGTATGCCGATGAAAAATCTACCAACACAACGCTGCTGGAAGGCTCTGTGAAAATAATTTCCAGCAATAAGCAAAAACTCATTGTCCCCGGCGAACAGGCCCGTGTAAATGGCGAAATAGAAGTTGCCAAAGTAAATGCAACACAGGCTGTGGAATGGAAAAACGGAAATTTCAACTTCTCGCATGAAAATATAGAAACCATTATGCGTAAGGTGGCCCGCTGGTACAATGTAACTGTGCAATACCAGGGTACTATAACCAATGAGGGCTTTGTAGGCACGGTACCGCGTTCTGAAAATATAACTGAAGTTTTAAATGCACTTGAATTAACAGGGTTAGTACACTTTAAAATTATTGAGAGGAGGGTTATAGTTATGCCATAA
- a CDS encoding DEAD/DEAH box helicase, translating to MELKSYQYKVIKDLETYLAYVQQHKKTDKAFNHYWEDRIGPYNPLTGQGMQLYKNTIPNAAHVCIKVPTAGGKTFIACNALHTIFNAYSAIMPKVVVWLVPWSNLLGQTVSALSNPDHPYRQKLNSLFNHRVMVYEKKDLLMGSNFNPAVVKEQLSIIVMSFGSLRAKNKEDRKVYQENGQLAPFVSHYTNKADLLEDIDETALINVLRSMQPVIVVDESHNAESNLSVEMLNALNPSFVLDLTATPKNNSNIVSLVPAIELKKEHMVKLPVIVYNHHDKTDVVNSALHLQRKLELLAIEQEKNGGRYIRPIVLFQAQPKIGEENITYEKLKKQLLSIGIPENQIKIKTATIDELKGENLLSRNCEVRYIITINALKEGWDCPFAYVLASLADRSSAVDVEQILGRVLRQPYVMKHNASLLNISYVLTASAKFNDTLQSIVKGLQAAGFSDRDYREIDTMTDEEKQPIRADPLEQLFSPGKTTVEPDQELDSTRISFQPDDITETVANDTVLAKIETMAEEQSAELETIIQQQKKQPADEQIFEEMGDKIKRYKMVEANKAYVSGFRLPQFYLTVQQSDIFGTGKEFLSQEPLLHQFKLSNEDTRIDFEQISSDLYKVDIEETGKSEYDARFTKIEDLMLKEPVVGYILSKPKDSQIKDIAHQLIQTIGDMYPIADQEIRVYIERILNSLNAEQLQDILIRKHSYADKIKAKIKQHADNWAESQFNDLIKIGKIEAGASWSFPELIVPGMLGASITKSLYEREGQMNNFEMSTITDIASLSNVVFWHRNLGRGKGFSINGYKSNHYPDFIVGTRSGKIILIETKGDDRDNSDSMAKCRLGNKWAELAGGKKFSYFMVFDKKAIEGAYTSDKAKELIRQL from the coding sequence ATGGAATTAAAAAGCTACCAATATAAAGTTATTAAAGACCTGGAAACCTATTTGGCCTATGTACAGCAACATAAAAAGACCGACAAAGCCTTTAATCATTACTGGGAAGATCGCATAGGCCCATACAACCCGCTTACCGGCCAAGGCATGCAGTTGTATAAAAATACTATTCCCAATGCGGCACATGTATGTATCAAAGTGCCTACTGCCGGGGGCAAAACTTTTATTGCCTGCAATGCGCTGCATACCATTTTTAATGCCTATTCGGCCATAATGCCTAAAGTGGTGGTTTGGCTGGTGCCATGGAGCAACCTGCTTGGCCAAACGGTATCGGCCTTAAGCAATCCTGATCATCCCTATCGTCAAAAGCTCAACAGTTTGTTTAATCACCGTGTGATGGTTTATGAAAAGAAGGACTTGCTTATGGGCTCTAATTTTAACCCGGCTGTGGTGAAAGAACAGCTTTCCATCATCGTTATGAGCTTTGGCAGCTTAAGGGCAAAAAACAAGGAAGACCGGAAAGTGTACCAGGAAAACGGACAGCTGGCCCCTTTCGTATCGCATTATACTAACAAGGCCGACTTGTTGGAAGATATAGATGAAACAGCCCTGATCAATGTGCTGCGCAGCATGCAGCCGGTTATTGTGGTTGATGAAAGTCACAACGCCGAAAGTAACTTAAGCGTGGAGATGCTGAATGCTTTAAACCCTTCGTTCGTGCTCGATTTAACCGCTACGCCTAAAAACAACAGCAACATTGTTAGCCTGGTTCCGGCCATCGAGCTAAAAAAGGAACACATGGTAAAACTGCCTGTTATTGTTTATAACCATCATGATAAAACCGATGTAGTGAACAGCGCCCTGCACTTACAGCGCAAACTGGAATTGCTTGCCATTGAGCAGGAAAAAAACGGCGGCAGGTATATCCGCCCCATAGTATTATTCCAGGCACAACCCAAAATAGGCGAAGAAAATATCACTTATGAAAAATTAAAGAAACAGCTCCTCAGTATCGGCATCCCTGAAAATCAGATCAAAATAAAAACAGCTACCATTGATGAGTTAAAGGGCGAAAACCTGCTTTCGCGAAACTGCGAGGTGCGTTATATTATAACCATCAATGCTTTAAAAGAAGGCTGGGATTGCCCTTTTGCCTACGTGCTGGCATCCCTTGCCGATAGATCATCGGCTGTAGATGTTGAGCAAATCTTAGGTCGTGTGTTACGGCAGCCATATGTAATGAAACATAACGCGTCATTATTAAATATTTCTTATGTATTAACGGCCTCTGCAAAATTTAATGATACGCTTCAAAGCATTGTAAAAGGCTTGCAAGCCGCCGGTTTCAGCGACCGCGATTACCGGGAAATTGATACCATGACTGATGAGGAAAAGCAACCTATCCGGGCTGATCCCTTAGAACAACTTTTTTCTCCGGGGAAAACTACTGTTGAGCCCGATCAGGAATTAGACAGTACACGAATTTCGTTTCAACCTGATGATATAACGGAAACCGTGGCTAACGACACTGTGCTGGCAAAAATTGAAACGATGGCCGAGGAGCAAAGCGCCGAGTTGGAAACCATTATCCAGCAACAGAAAAAGCAGCCGGCTGATGAGCAAATATTTGAAGAAATGGGCGATAAAATTAAACGCTATAAAATGGTTGAAGCCAATAAGGCCTATGTTTCCGGCTTTCGGTTACCACAGTTTTACTTAACCGTGCAGCAAAGCGACATATTTGGCACCGGGAAGGAATTTCTGAGCCAGGAGCCTTTGTTACATCAGTTTAAATTAAGCAATGAAGATACAAGGATCGACTTTGAACAGATCTCATCCGACCTGTACAAAGTTGATATTGAAGAAACCGGCAAAAGCGAATATGACGCCCGCTTTACCAAAATTGAGGATCTGATGCTGAAAGAGCCGGTTGTAGGCTATATCCTTTCCAAACCAAAAGACAGCCAGATCAAGGATATTGCCCATCAGCTTATTCAAACGATAGGCGATATGTACCCCATTGCCGATCAGGAAATAAGGGTTTATATTGAACGGATATTAAATTCACTGAACGCTGAGCAACTACAAGATATACTAATTCGCAAGCACAGCTACGCCGATAAAATCAAGGCCAAAATAAAGCAACATGCCGATAACTGGGCCGAAAGCCAGTTTAATGACCTGATAAAAATAGGCAAAATTGAGGCAGGGGCTTCCTGGAGTTTTCCTGAGTTAATCGTTCCAGGTATGTTAGGAGCTTCCATTACGAAATCATTGTACGAGCGCGAAGGGCAAATGAACAACTTTGAAATGAGCACCATAACTGATATCGCCTCTCTTTCTAACGTTGTTTTTTGGCACCGCAACCTGGGCCGGGGCAAGGGTTTTAGTATCAACGGCTACAAATCAAACCATTATCCCGATTTTATTGTCGGCACCCGGTCGGGCAAGATTATTTTAATAGAAACCAAGGGCGATGACCGTGACAATTCTGATAGTATGGCAAAATGCAGGTTAGGTAACAAATGGGCCGAGCTGGCCGGGGGTAAAAAGTTCAGCTATTTTATGGTATTTGATAAAAAAGCCATTGAAGGTGCTTATACCTCTGATAAGGCTAAAGAACTGATAAGGCAGCTTTAA
- a CDS encoding plasmid pRiA4b ORF-3 family protein translates to MQTLQFKIQIKHLQDPPVWRRVLVPADITFDDLHYIIQIVFGWENCHLYQFSEKGYSSKTFYKVPDEYDDDTVEDSTETIITEVFTKPKQKFTYIYDFGDDWKHDIVLEKIVDTENAIPVCLTGEGACPPEDCGGIPGYYNLIEVLSDPKNPEYKEMKSWLGLGKNEQWDVNAFDITAINEELKESYT, encoded by the coding sequence ATGCAAACACTCCAATTCAAAATTCAAATAAAACACCTCCAAGACCCACCTGTTTGGCGGCGGGTATTAGTACCTGCAGATATCACTTTTGATGACCTGCATTATATTATACAAATAGTTTTTGGCTGGGAAAACTGCCATTTGTACCAGTTTTCGGAAAAAGGGTATTCATCAAAAACTTTTTATAAAGTGCCTGATGAGTACGATGACGATACAGTGGAAGACAGCACGGAAACTATTATTACGGAAGTGTTTACTAAACCTAAGCAAAAGTTTACCTACATATATGATTTTGGAGATGATTGGAAACACGATATCGTTTTAGAAAAAATAGTAGACACGGAGAATGCCATTCCCGTGTGTCTGACTGGTGAAGGTGCTTGCCCTCCTGAAGATTGCGGCGGCATACCAGGCTATTACAATTTGATTGAAGTATTAAGCGATCCTAAAAATCCTGAATACAAAGAAATGAAAAGCTGGCTCGGGCTTGGTAAAAATGAGCAATGGGATGTTAACGCTTTTGATATTACAGCGATCAACGAAGAGCTTAAAGAAAGCTATACTTGA
- the cas9 gene encoding type II CRISPR RNA-guided endonuclease Cas9 (Cas9, originally named Csn1, is the large, multifunctional signature protein of type II CRISPR/Cas systems. It is well known even to general audiences because its RNA-guided endonuclease activity has made it a popular tool for custom editing of eukaryotic genomes.): MKKTLGLDIGTNSIGWALIHEPTELNETYTIAGMGVRIIPLSSDENDEFTKGNAMSKNAGRTQKRGARRNLQRYKLRRHQLTAILKMLGMMPDKGLFELDALNLYGLRAKGVTGQLSLQEIGRVLYHLNQKRGYKSNRKANNDEEQTDSKVTAETEDTGARQKKKGYLDYINDREQALKDEGITIGQHFYNLLLKRETEQLPEAVRIKENIYLRSTYMDEFDRIWDKQQIYYPEVLTEFNKQQIRNETIYYQRPLRSQKGLVSNCLFEKHHKATPKSSPLFQVNKIWQELNNIELTSFKAMRGREPGFDEQGKRKLTLDEKRSLFELLNIKGKLTVKECLDQLGYKTEQKEYKLNIRNEKELEGNRTFSAIKKAFDKYKVEYDELLRFNLVVNEKEIANKQTGEVFTHLQINAAFEQEPLFQLWHLLYSIEENEMLISKLQSRYGFAEDVAKALAKIDFAKQGYGSLSARALRKIIPYLQQGNGYSKACEMAGYNHSNSITKEGNELRPLIDKLELYPKNSLRQPVVEKIINQVINLVNEIIDERNGFVTRSERHATNRFEIRVELARELRQNAEERNKTYSRNNKLDRRHKEIVEIIKQHLPYKRVTKNDIERYKLWEEFGRVSPYEPQKPVSLSMLFTGEYDIEHIIPKSRLFDDSFTNKTICRRALNSGSFNSKNQMTAHDFMKSQGEQVFLNYVEFIKTHLYKKDGISKGKFNKLMTPADKIPEDFINRQLQETRFISKEVRTLLGKICRNVHATSGSVTDYLRHHWGYDTVLQKLNWHKYEQAGKTTVEADKHGKPIYRITDWSKRDDHRHHAIDALVIACTKQSYIQQLNNLNQVVERKKDQTNQDAIKEIDIKTQTPFSFQQVADCTDRILISFKPGKKVAGTSTNKIKKADGSIQKEKEIIPRGFLHKDTIYGRIKQFEQVALSTRFDKLADIVNPEIKAQITDYISRFDNKVKDAFNIKNLAAFKEQYSYDSVIAYRHEHVVRYKLDTNFKAADAEYIVDQGVKTIVKAHLAKHGNIAKIAFNGEPGNVVWLNEAKGIPVKSVRCFTGYTDLQSLHTNAQGMPIDFVSTRNNHHIAIYRDENGKLQENSVSFWDAVKRRQAKLPVIVKEPAVVWDMVINSGLDDQELLKGLPQPKWVYQTSLQQNEMFVFGLTDDELEMAISTKNRALISKHLYRTQKMSKKTSGAIDLWFRHHLETKLDDTATAKELKKFINIASLGAMNGIKVKVNNIGQIAKA; encoded by the coding sequence ATGAAAAAAACTTTAGGTCTTGACATCGGTACCAATTCGATAGGCTGGGCGCTTATACATGAGCCAACTGAACTCAATGAAACCTACACCATTGCCGGCATGGGCGTACGTATTATTCCATTATCATCCGACGAGAACGACGAGTTTACTAAAGGTAATGCCATGTCAAAAAATGCGGGCCGTACACAAAAGCGCGGTGCGAGGCGTAACCTGCAGCGGTATAAATTGCGTAGGCATCAGTTAACCGCTATACTGAAAATGTTGGGAATGATGCCCGATAAAGGGTTGTTTGAACTGGATGCCTTGAATTTATACGGCCTGCGTGCCAAAGGAGTAACCGGACAACTATCATTACAGGAAATTGGCCGTGTGCTTTATCATCTTAACCAAAAACGAGGCTATAAGAGCAATCGTAAGGCCAATAACGATGAAGAACAAACCGATAGTAAAGTAACCGCCGAAACGGAGGATACCGGCGCACGACAAAAAAAGAAAGGCTACCTGGATTATATTAATGACAGGGAGCAGGCCTTAAAGGATGAGGGTATTACTATTGGTCAGCATTTTTACAATTTATTGCTGAAGCGCGAAACAGAGCAATTGCCGGAGGCTGTAAGAATAAAGGAAAATATTTATCTACGCAGTACTTACATGGATGAGTTTGACCGGATCTGGGATAAACAGCAAATTTATTACCCGGAAGTACTTACCGAGTTTAATAAGCAACAAATTCGTAATGAAACCATCTATTATCAGCGTCCCCTGCGTTCCCAAAAAGGCTTGGTAAGTAATTGCTTGTTTGAAAAACATCACAAGGCTACTCCCAAGAGTTCACCGCTTTTCCAGGTAAACAAAATATGGCAAGAATTAAATAATATAGAGCTAACGAGCTTTAAGGCGATGCGCGGGCGCGAGCCAGGTTTTGATGAACAGGGAAAACGAAAGTTAACACTTGATGAAAAGCGATCTTTATTTGAACTGTTGAATATTAAGGGAAAACTGACTGTAAAAGAATGCCTGGATCAGTTAGGTTATAAAACAGAGCAAAAGGAATATAAGCTCAATATCCGTAACGAAAAAGAACTGGAGGGAAACCGCACTTTTTCGGCTATTAAAAAAGCATTTGATAAATATAAAGTTGAGTATGACGAATTACTGCGGTTTAATTTGGTTGTTAATGAAAAGGAAATAGCGAACAAACAAACGGGAGAGGTTTTTACCCACCTGCAAATTAATGCCGCTTTTGAGCAGGAACCGTTGTTTCAGTTATGGCACTTGTTGTATTCGATAGAGGAAAATGAAATGTTAATTTCAAAGCTCCAAAGCAGGTACGGTTTTGCTGAAGATGTGGCTAAAGCATTGGCTAAAATTGATTTTGCCAAACAGGGATACGGAAGTTTAAGCGCCAGGGCCCTGCGGAAAATAATTCCTTACTTGCAGCAAGGTAATGGCTATTCGAAAGCTTGCGAAATGGCGGGCTACAATCATTCTAATTCTATTACTAAGGAGGGAAATGAACTTAGGCCTTTAATAGACAAACTGGAGTTATATCCTAAAAATAGTCTGCGTCAGCCTGTGGTTGAAAAAATCATCAATCAGGTTATTAATTTGGTTAATGAAATTATCGATGAAAGAAATGGGTTTGTAACACGTTCGGAGCGCCACGCAACAAATAGGTTTGAGATAAGGGTAGAGCTTGCAAGAGAACTTAGGCAAAATGCAGAGGAACGAAATAAAACGTATTCCCGAAATAACAAATTAGATCGACGACATAAAGAAATTGTAGAGATCATTAAGCAGCACTTGCCATACAAAAGGGTTACAAAAAATGATATTGAACGCTATAAGCTTTGGGAGGAATTTGGTAGGGTATCGCCTTATGAACCGCAAAAGCCAGTTTCATTAAGTATGCTTTTTACCGGTGAGTATGATATAGAACATATTATACCAAAATCACGCTTGTTTGATGATTCCTTTACCAATAAAACAATTTGCCGTAGGGCATTAAATTCCGGAAGCTTCAATAGTAAAAACCAAATGACTGCTCACGATTTCATGAAATCGCAAGGGGAGCAGGTTTTTTTAAATTATGTTGAATTTATTAAAACACATCTTTATAAAAAGGATGGCATATCAAAAGGGAAGTTTAATAAATTAATGACCCCGGCAGATAAAATCCCCGAGGATTTTATCAATCGTCAATTACAGGAAACCCGTTTTATTAGCAAAGAAGTACGAACACTTTTAGGTAAGATATGTCGTAATGTACATGCCACAAGCGGATCGGTAACGGATTACCTGCGCCATCATTGGGGTTACGATACTGTATTACAAAAATTAAACTGGCATAAATACGAACAGGCAGGTAAAACAACAGTTGAAGCGGATAAACATGGTAAACCGATATATCGAATTACCGATTGGAGTAAACGTGATGACCATAGGCATCATGCTATTGATGCACTTGTTATTGCTTGTACAAAGCAAAGCTATATACAACAATTGAACAATTTAAACCAGGTTGTTGAAAGGAAAAAAGATCAAACTAATCAGGATGCCATTAAAGAAATAGACATCAAAACGCAAACTCCGTTTTCTTTTCAGCAAGTTGCGGATTGTACTGATCGGATTCTCATTTCTTTTAAACCCGGCAAAAAAGTGGCTGGTACCAGCACTAACAAAATCAAAAAAGCCGATGGCAGTATCCAAAAAGAAAAGGAAATTATCCCTCGGGGCTTTCTGCATAAGGACACCATTTATGGCCGGATTAAGCAGTTTGAACAAGTTGCATTATCAACCCGGTTTGATAAGCTTGCTGATATTGTAAATCCTGAAATTAAGGCACAAATAACTGATTACATAAGCAGGTTTGATAATAAAGTTAAAGATGCTTTTAATATTAAAAACCTTGCCGCCTTTAAAGAACAGTACAGTTATGATAGCGTTATTGCTTATCGGCATGAACATGTTGTACGTTATAAACTGGATACCAACTTTAAGGCCGCAGATGCTGAATACATAGTAGATCAGGGCGTAAAGACAATAGTAAAAGCACATCTGGCCAAACATGGGAATATTGCCAAAATAGCGTTTAATGGTGAGCCCGGTAATGTGGTATGGCTTAACGAAGCGAAAGGTATCCCTGTAAAATCTGTAAGATGTTTTACCGGCTATACCGATCTGCAATCCTTGCATACTAATGCGCAAGGCATGCCAATTGATTTTGTATCGACTCGCAATAACCACCATATTGCCATCTATCGGGATGAGAATGGCAAATTGCAGGAAAACAGTGTGTCTTTTTGGGATGCGGTAAAGCGGAGACAGGCAAAATTGCCGGTGATTGTAAAAGAACCGGCTGTAGTGTGGGATATGGTTATTAACTCGGGCCTGGATGACCAGGAATTGTTGAAAGGATTGCCACAACCTAAATGGGTTTATCAGACATCTTTACAGCAAAATGAAATGTTTGTATTTGGCTTGACTGATGACGAGTTGGAAATGGCCATTAGTACTAAAAATCGTGCGCTTATCAGCAAACATTTGTATCGTACTCAAAAAATGTCAAAGAAAACGTCAGGTGCAATTGATCTGTGGTTCCGACACCACCTTGAAACTAAACTTGATGATACAGCAACAGCTAAGGAGTTAAAGAAATTTATCAATATTGCCAGTTTAGGAGCAATGAACGGTATAAAAGTAAAAGTTAACAATATAGGACAAATTGCTAAAGCTTAA
- a CDS encoding site-specific DNA-methyltransferase: MPTLTWIGKDKVVTHHHDVPFKVLNHQYTFGSRSSPPAETSNKIIHGDNLEALKALLPEYEGKIKCIYIDPPYNTGNENWVYNDNVSDPRLKRWLGDVVGTDDLSRHDKWLCMMYPRLVLLHKLLSKDGAIFISIDDNEQSTLKLICDEIFGIGNFVNNIIWQKKFSPQNDARYFSDNHDFILCYTKDKNIWVRNLLNRTNEQNARYDNRDNDYRGSWTSGDISVKTYSAANDYPITTPSGRIVNPPNGYCWRFSEGKFNELVRDNRIWFGVNNDNVPRYKRFLTDVQQGTVPLTIWPHNEVGHNQYGKQELKKIFHDSIPFDTPKPPTLIQRILEISTSPNSIILDSFAGSGTTAHAVLNLNKQDGGNRKFILIEMEDYAETITAERVKRVMKGYNDKEGTGGSFDYYTLGEPLFTGENKEYLNEAVGIDKIKNYIWYSETRSPWTAFTTQTNDLLLGVHDQTAYYFIYHPTQLTSFDFETLASINVKAGQYIIYADNCLLSKDFLFRNNIVFKKIPRDISRF; this comes from the coding sequence ATGCCAACACTAACCTGGATCGGAAAAGACAAAGTAGTCACCCATCATCACGATGTACCTTTTAAGGTACTGAACCATCAATACACTTTCGGCAGCAGATCCTCCCCTCCCGCCGAAACTTCCAACAAAATCATTCACGGCGATAACCTTGAAGCATTAAAAGCCTTACTGCCTGAATATGAGGGCAAAATCAAGTGTATTTATATTGACCCACCTTATAATACCGGTAACGAAAATTGGGTATATAATGATAACGTAAGCGATCCCCGCCTGAAAAGATGGCTGGGAGACGTCGTTGGTACCGATGACCTTTCCCGCCACGATAAGTGGCTTTGTATGATGTATCCACGCTTAGTGTTGTTACACAAATTACTTTCAAAGGATGGAGCAATTTTTATCTCAATAGACGATAATGAACAATCAACTCTCAAACTAATCTGCGATGAGATATTTGGGATCGGAAATTTTGTGAACAATATAATCTGGCAAAAAAAATTTAGCCCTCAAAATGATGCCAGATACTTTTCAGACAACCACGATTTTATCCTTTGCTATACTAAAGATAAAAACATCTGGGTACGGAATCTTTTAAACAGAACTAACGAACAAAACGCCCGATATGATAATAGAGATAATGATTACAGAGGTTCCTGGACTTCTGGTGATATTTCAGTAAAAACATATAGTGCTGCTAATGATTATCCTATAACAACACCTTCTGGTAGAATCGTTAATCCTCCAAATGGTTATTGCTGGCGTTTTTCTGAAGGAAAATTTAATGAATTAGTTAGGGATAACAGAATTTGGTTCGGGGTTAATAATGATAATGTTCCACGCTATAAAAGATTTCTAACGGATGTACAGCAGGGCACCGTTCCTTTAACCATTTGGCCTCACAATGAAGTCGGACACAACCAATATGGTAAGCAAGAGCTAAAAAAAATCTTCCATGACAGCATTCCGTTTGATACTCCCAAACCACCAACCTTAATTCAAAGGATATTAGAAATATCCACCTCCCCCAACTCCATCATCCTCGACAGCTTCGCCGGTTCCGGCACCACCGCCCATGCAGTTCTCAACCTCAACAAGCAAGATGGCGGCAACCGCAAATTCATCCTCATCGAGATGGAAGATTATGCCGAAACCATCACCGCCGAAAGGGTAAAACGCGTAATGAAAGGCTACAATGACAAAGAGGGTACCGGAGGCAGTTTCGACTATTACACCCTTGGCGAACCACTTTTTACAGGTGAGAACAAAGAATACCTGAACGAGGCTGTGGGCATCGACAAAATAAAAAACTACATCTGGTACAGCGAAACCCGCAGTCCGTGGACGGCATTCACTACGCAAACTAACGATCTGCTATTAGGCGTTCATGATCAAACTGCCTATTATTTTATCTACCATCCTACTCAGCTTACCTCTTTTGATTTTGAAACGCTGGCAAGCATCAACGTAAAAGCCGGGCAGTACATTATTTATGCCGATAACTGCCTGCTCTCAAAAGATTTTCTGTTCAGGAATAATATTGTTTTTAAAAAGATCCCCAGGGATATCAGTCGTTTTTAA